The sequence AAAAGACAGACTAGAccaatcttgaaaaaaaaaaacaaagtatacAATGTGGCTTTTTGTGACGAAGTCTACATGACTAGAAAGATTGATTGAAATCTGGGAGGGTGCTAccaactccgaatacgattCAACGTTAAATGTTTTTCTCATTTTACTCTTAATACACATATGAAACATTCATATATTGCCGACTATGCAGTCTCAGCAGTATTTACAGGACAAATACCAGTAGTGCAAGCACCAACTAGCAAATCAGTCGCAAATAATGATCGTAATGGATTACATAATCAGTGAAAGTGTTTAAGTTGCAAAGTGAATAATACCattcaaaaacaattatatgaaatGCAATGAATAAAGCAAAGCGCAgcaatgaatttacaagaagtattaacaacgaattttataaaatttttgaaatcctTTCATGTTAACGTACACAGGACGAATGTTTCTAATACTAATGTTCCAAACCGTATAACCAGCAGCTATCTTTTCCACCTagaagtgtaatgatgcctttctcatatcacccatattctcatatataaatgtatggtatttttcaaactaattttattGGATTCTTGAAAATcaaaaactagtataacctacagagtgaaataATTTTCAGATCGGTTACACCAGCTCTAAGAAAacaaagtgagttccactattgcaggtacttctgaaaccgTAATCCAGCAACCCTTTatgatcgaagtcggttcgagaacTGAGAGTGAGATCCATGTTTAAGTATATGGCTACAATATCCGAtcgttattcgaaaaccgggaactagGGAAGTctaatttgaaactaatttgttTGCCCGTGTACTGACAATAACTAACAATTGAAATACTCATctagaaaaaatcgtttaaatttacgtcttctaagACTGACATatacgagcgtcaaaaatgactcatttttacagcactgcccatacttgcatatcagtcccatatggaaaatcggcatgtcgagaaaaagacgattaaaattttattttatttttttttttgatttattgtgctacctaatgctaaatcgtggtattattacatgaaatatcgataatacacctttgctactcaaatattgaaacaaatgaaattattgatatttgcactgaatgggactgatatgcgggtactttgcatatgggacagacataagttgatatttttttcacatttttctgaacaaaccataaacttttattgcaatttctgagagaatATTAAGGATAGGTTATATTCCtgaagctaactcaatattggcgaaaatcgatatgggactgatatgcgagtatgggaagAGCAAATCtaacacatttttaatgcattctgCCATATTTTTAACCGCTGAAACATGGAAACTAACACGTCTGCTTGGAAGGTGGGGTATGTTTGACACATATtaaaatcattcttgtaaaaatcAGTAATTTTACGAATTACGCTCTTATGGATTGAGTCGTATGtagatttgcgtcacctgtaactttcctaattttttgcagtgtagttttgaggcaaatttttttttcgaattttatttCGCCGCTTTTGGTAACAGTATAAACGTTTTAACAATCTTTGCACAATAATTCCGAAACGGGAAGTcgcatccgaatgaaattcaggaattccgtatggaaccacaaCACGTTCCATTTGAACAAGTTTGTCAATACCGgagcagccatctccgagaaatcagTGAGATTATgtgacacatacacatacacagacattgctctgctcgacgaactgagtcgaatattaTATATAACATTTGGTAAAGCAATGCTTTGCTATtacattttgtaaagtttgctcttctgtttcaacagacttcgcaaccaatTCTTAAAGTACAGAATCCATTGCATGGCTgaagctacgatcctactgacactaagcacCCTATGCATTTAAGTGATTACATTaactttctatatgacaaaggcaaaaatattccaTTCTTAAAATTGATTATAGAAGTAATGACTTTTTTAATTCGAGCTGGTTGATTTACATCTCATGCACAATTTCGATTAAACAAATCAAACGAGCGAAAAGCTCATGTAACTTTTGCATATAAAATTCATACTATATAGGGTTTTGAACCATAGCAACATAAAatatgctttgtgattggatttttatcattactattatcattataactatACCGGCTGCAAGCGTTTCCTGTACATCTACGcaagttttttcaaataaactcgaATTCATTGTGACAGCCATATTTCCTGTAAAATGGCAATGATTTATCTCAGGCAACATAGTCGCAAACTTATGCTCATGTGTGTTCGGTGCCAATGTTTTTAACCCCGAGCTTCGATGACGGTTTTCGTTTTTTAAAACGCGTGTATGAAATTGAACACAGCACGCGGTGTGCTTCGTTCGTGGAGGTGTTATGTTTTCGCCTTTCGTGCCAGCTagggtttaaaatttttgacgctcataatcctgtaatttcagaaccggaagtcggatcgggataaaactcaggaattccgtatggaatcataagatctttcatttgaaactaacatTGCGAAAATAGGTCaagtcatcgctgagaaaagtgagtacgaTTTAAGAGTtactttttacactaatcaccctgtaattctggaaccggaagtcggactcgaataatattcaggaactttcggttcagccatcttcgagaaaagtgagtgccatccgggcctcggctttctatatgaaaaaggcaaaaggcattatcatcgtcAAGAAACAATCATTGCCGAGGTTAAGCGAGAATCTGTAATTACGTCAATGATTCCTCGTACTGAAGTTGTTGCGCATTTACTTTCAGTAATCGTGACCTATCTTTCTAGCCTAAAATCGTTGTGATtatataaaatttgaaaagaaaatcgaaaacaacGGTTTTCCTGGCACTTTCTCGAAAACTTATTGTTGCAACTAGTAATTTTAATGTATCGGATACTGAAAATAACCATTTGTATAATTATCACGATGATGAAAGAATATAATTAATTGACCTGAAACTACGCATGCAACGAAACAGCCAACCAAAATCAGATTCGAGAGCTATAACTATGATCCGCAATCAGTTTGACTTCAGGGGTCTAGTTCAATATAAGATCGTTAATGCCATGTTTGCTTGACTACATTTTCAACACAATTAGGTTCAGTAAAGCTTATTGCTAACTACGTTGTGGCAATACTTTTGCAATAGATCACTGCAATTGTGAAGTACATGCAACACCATGGTAACGATTTAGAACTGGCATTGTTAATCTAGCCATGTATATAACGAATTTGCTGGATTCGTGTGTTTACCGATGTCATAaaacaaagataaaaaaatcatccaTCAACGGAAACTTGACGGCACTCCCGTTGAACCTTTTTAATATTTGAAAACGACTCGACCGACTtcagacaaataaaaaataaatgtaatATCAGTAGCAACATTCTTTAGATGCAGCGAACGTCCGTCAAGTTTTACTTACCTGATCGTTTCAGCTAATAATTATCCTGGTTTCTTTTTGCACGCAGTACTGCTTCTCTTGAATCGCCACCAGTAGACTTTTATCAACAACAGTTTTCTtgtaccttttttacctttggTAGGTTACACGTCGTTTCATTTATCACTGCTTCGCGAATAGTGAGCTCTTACGAGTCAATTTTGAAATTCTCAATTTCCTAAACCACATATACTTTCAAGATGCTTATCTCACTGGAGTATTTCCTAGAAAAgaaattctttttctttttcactgGTACTCAGGTATGCTGCTTTTACTtagcaaacagaaaaaaatgttggatGTATCACGATGTTTCTCGCTTAACGTTCGACGAATAACTGATCGGACGAACCACTCGGCAGTGAACTTTGTATATTTTTGCACaatcaaaaatatgtttttttttcgcagccATTTCTTGGTCCAGTTGTGCCTGCTCCGTGGTTGGTGTGGTGACGGATTTGTAACAATCCAAGGAGTTTCCAATCGTATCTCGCGTATCAGCAGAGGCCGGGCTCAACAGACGCGCAACATCAACAAAAACGCGACACAACAGAAAGCACGCGAGCAGCTAGCCTGGAGTGGACCCGCCGTATCAGCTTTGCGATGTGCACGCGATCAAAGCTCTAATCACAAACACTGGTAGCATAACGTGCGCATCATTGGCGTTCAGGCGCATGAGGAAGCGCATTCATTGATAATTCGTTTTTTTGTTTGAGGATAGATTCCATGTGGAGCATTAAAGAACTTGACTCTCTTTTGTGAGAGTAAACGAGAACTGATCAACCAGGAGGCGTCGATATTCAAACCAGCCCCTTAGCTGACTCATTTACAGCTGTGAAAGCATGAATGGCTGAAACTGATATGTTAGTACAGGACTTGGTTACAATAGGCGGTAGTTTCGACCAATAGGATTCGGGTCAGCCATGGCTTAGTGCTCGGTATCAACTTTGAAAAGTGGATAGCTTTGCTTGCACTTGGAAGAGAAACACGTTTAACCTTATTGTTGATGACTGACTTaagtaaaaatttcagattACTTTTTAGGAAGATGGCTTTTTGAAAATTCTTTTTACAggttgattatttttttaaataaattttattaattGAATTGTAGTACAAATAATGTCACAATATAAAGGTTTTTTGAAGATGATTATTTCAATCCTTTTTTTGTTTCCCGAACCAAAAATCAATTTTAGATTAATACAATTGTAGATGTTGTGGTCTCGGAAGTACAGTTGGGAAACTGTCTTATCAAAGGAACTTTGAGTTTCTTTCAtaatttgtaaattttgaatatatATGGAATCAGTTCAACTATAGATTTAGTATATTTCAGCTATCGTGATGAAATCGGGTTTCAAAAAGATTGTATAGAATTGTTcaaccatctcggagaaaaagaAGCGCATACTTTCCGCTATTAGACGAGGAATCcggattgaaataaaaaaattgaatctgtACCTGTCACGTACCCAGACCCGATCAGATGATAatgacagaattataacaactggagtaatttatttagaaatattttgtaacaaattttgaaatatttttggctggtaagctgttaaaataacaaaaaccacgacaaaaaagactctagcgggaacaaaatcgtaacagattttggaacGTTTGTATCCCAATTataattgaatttgatataactacagaagtccggaagcagaaatttataacaatagttgtaaaaaattagatagcaaaaactatatcacagctaacttttagcatcgtttcaatccaaaattgttgaatgattttttttattaaatgaataatttatttagtgatctgatttcttcttttagttttttgaaattctgatcattatatttcgatataaagcaacggaagaactcatttttttcaattaatgaacttcatcatgagtctggcaaatgaaaataaaaaatcataacagattttgttattattttactatcataagttttaactttcaactgttttcatttgttaaatatctcaaaataacacaaattgttatacatatcaactattGATATACttatgttatgattttgttatgtgcatctgatcgggctagggggccctggccccttccggaatcagaagcagaaacgaaaaaaaaagtttgaagaatattacaaatacaaatcatatgagttattttgtgaaaattatgaATGTTAGAAACCGTTATAAGTGAttagattcttgcggtaaacgagttacttttaaggaagttagttgttacgaagtgttatatacgTCGCTCTTGTGTAAGTTATAGCCatcacgaagcgttacatgcgttacttttttgcaagttaaaggcgctacaaagcgttacatgcgttacctttttgtaaattataggcgtcaCGAACCGCGTTACAGTGTTACGAACATGTGTTATGTTTTGTGAGTCATAGacgatacgaagcgttacatgcgtaattttttgtaagttgtaggcgttacgaagagttacatgcgttactctttagtaaattataggcattacatttttaaatttataggcgttacgacgcgttacatgagttactttttcgtgagtaataggcgttacatgtgttacttttttgtaaattataggcgttacgaacatGTGTTATGTTTTGTGAGTCAGATGTTACGAATCGGTTCATGCGTAACTTTTTAGtaaattataggtgttacgaagcgttatatgcgttactttttcatgaactctaggcgttacgaagcgttacatgcgttccttttttgtaaattataggcgttacgaaccgCGTTATGGCGTTACGAACATGCGTTAtgttttgtgagtcataggcgttaagaagcgttacatgcgttacttttttgtaagttatatgcgttacgaaacgttacatgctttATTTTCTTATGCTACAGGCGTTACGGAGAGTTACAttcgttattttaaacaagtcctggccccttccgaaatcagaaacagaaacgaaaataagaagtttgagaaatattatggggctcgcagattaaaaatattttgtgaacttacatctattttcacgcacatatttggagcaggcaagtaaacataaagttactttacaattctttacgtttcaatataatgcAATCTTCTCTGTAtctgaaagatacagttctatCAGTGGCGTATCTAGCGAGGGCGAAGGGGGCATTTGCCCCAGAcgcaacgtttttagggggGCGGCAAAGTAATCCTtgggacatttttttttttgctcgccctgGTCATCTCCGTAGATGGAGTTCAGCGCTCACTAAACCAATGATGGGGCGGCAAATCTCTTAAATCTCTTATTTTGACCCGGGCgtaaaatttcctcggtacgccactgagttctattaattgaaaattcaatttagttttgcatcgatgatgctTTTCAATCAAATTCCACGTTACTATTGAATCACATGTCTTGTAAGttccattatttctttctgtgcttttgatcctgtagattagaacgtgagatagaggttttaAGAGTTACGcgatggtcaaaactccactgccgataaagcacgcagcggtaggtcctacgaagcagaacagagtcaaaaccacataaaaccACATGAAACCGGGGTTAAatatatgacaataataataatacaaaacATTGTACTGGACGATCGGAAAGAGAAAGTTCACGAGCATGCCTTAGttaagcaagattctgcagatgagaaagatttCCTGTCGCTGGATCCCGTATATACTTGTTTAGGGCTAGAAaggcgaacgcaagcgcacttcgagtacatattTGACTGAATCCatcattatacgccagagaacggAATGATTAATCGGAAACAGACTGAAGTCACCACGAGTGCCTCTAAGGACGTCTCAATGGATCGGAAAGATAACAATGTCAGTTTTCTGGGATCGGCATAGTATACTTTCGGAGGACTACCTCAAATCAGAAAAGAGCCAGTATTATGACGCGATTGAAGAccgaaatcgttgtgaaatggccttaaatttgtatgaccatctactaatatgacctataaatttagaaaatgttttcTGTTCTCCACCAATCGCCTGTGCTACTCCatgcagtgaattgtcgtcatttatAGTAGGAATGTAAACGATCTTAGAATATATGacatcatcacaagtcttgtggattgttgtgtCATATAAATAGATAAAGGAAGGTCTTAGACATCACAAATAACATGACAGTAAATGTAGACATCAGAAAAAACATGACAGTAAATTGTAGGTTATGGTAGTTGATGCCCAAACGAACCAGCTATGTATATACCGGATTCCGGAAATACCAGAAGTTATggttaaaaatttcgaaacgaaagtctttattttctcaccgAAGCTGAAATAAAGTATCACTAActtggatccaaataaaaggtcttgctgTCTTGTAGGTTCTCGATTGACTTTATCCGAACTCGAGTTAGGTTTCTGAAAAGACCAGCGGgtgaccactaggtggattgaaacagttttatagCAAGGAGAATGGTAAACAAGGCTAATACATCTAGTAAAAATCCTTTAAACTTGTTTCGCGTCAAGCCCGTGCGGCGGGGAGGGCCTCACAAATATTCTGTATTTCAATtaaatcggaatatttcgattgAATGTGAAAGTTTGCATTCTGCATTTCGATCGAATGACGCTGTTGTAAAGAAAACTCGACTTCGCTCGATATATTGCAGCGTGGAAAATGTAGTTATATCGAGCATGCACAACTTCGCATTCAatcgcaatattttttttttatatcatttattttaccccggctttaaccatgttGGTCGATCACCGGGTAGAAGTTATAAAATTTAACCGTTTTGGTTTACagagttttgtgttttttatgtttgttttgtttttctattCCGTTGTGGCCGCGGGAGTCATCCCAAGGGGGACCAGCCCCCTTGCGGATGGCCCGCAGGTTTTCTTTCTTGGTATTTTTGGTGGGTTCGTTATGGCTGGCGCGCACCAGGGTACATTGGCTTTCTTCTTTGCTCGTTGGTGGTCCGAGTGTCGGAGCTGAACTTTTTGCTGGCCGCGTGGAACATCCCCGGGGGATCCGGCCTCCCGGCGGATGGCAGCGTGTTGGATCAGTCCAGTTCATGACGTTAGCGTTGGGCAGCCTCCCCGGAGGGAGTTATCGCAATATTTCGATTCAATCGAAACATGGAATAGGAGTGAATATAATAATGGTTTTTGTAAATACAATAATCATGTTGTCGTTTTCTCAAACTAGTACATACGTCCTTTTCCGTTGATTCTTTGTGATTTTCGAATAGAGTGTAAATATATTTTTAGTGAACGAAATCAGATTTAGACGTATGGGTCCGCAGAAAACTGGTTCCAATAAGTGAAATTAAAAGGTTTCGAGAAATTCTGTAAAATCTATAGTcacaaaactttttatttttgaatatttattacaaTATTCTGCTCCAATGCTCATAATCAAAAGGATATACTAAGCAAAACGTGAAGGTTATTACAGATggtaattgaaaaaaacttgATTATCGACGTTTTACTTTCAATCCTGTTTTCTTTCCAAATTCTTTAAATTGAAGATACAATTGGCAACACAGGATAGCTAAGGCTAATCATGGAAAGCAATAGGAATAACTTTATCGATTACTCCTGCTCGTTTGTCGAATAGATTtttcaatctcaaattgtcgcaaatCTGCCCTGTCTAAGAAGTCTTGTTTTTCTAAGTAGCCATTCTTTCCTTTATTGTGAGTTTGTAGCTCTTCTTCAATTCCTTCCGTGCGCTTAAAGCTGTTCCAGTCGAGCTTAGTTTTTTCCAAAGTACTGAGTTTGTTTTTCTTCCCAATTTGGTTTAATACTGCTCCCAGACCTCCGCTTGACGGACGACCCAAGAGAGGCCGCGTTGGACCACTCTTCATATTCGACGAAACTGTCGCTAATGAAGGCTTTACCAATACTTTTCCTTCTTGTGTAGTTGGTATATTTTCAGTTACTTCTACTGCCTCACCCGCAAATTCGAATACTTTAGTAACAGTTTTAAATGGCTCAATAGACTTAGTTGATTTAGTTGAGTTCCCTGTTGATGTTGATTCTTTTCCACTATTTTTCGTAGGGGATTTACTCGAAGACTCAGTAGAACTTCCAGTCCCAGCTAGGAAATCTGCCCATAATGCATCAGTTTTacgtttttcttcttcttcgtcAAGTTCTCCTTCCTTTGGTTCTGATTTGCTTGTGTCCTGAGTCCtagtttcgactttcgacttttttCTTCCTGcttttcctgtcaatttcttacgTTTCTTCGCACCTTCAGGTGATTTGGCATTTCCGTTCTCATTATGGTCAGTTATATTATCATCGGATTCAATTTCACTACCCGAGTCGTTATCACCATGGTCGGGTCGGAAATCTTCATCACTTGCATCACTGTCACTTGGATAATCGTTGGGATCCATGATGTTCTGCAGAAAAACGTTAGAAAATGAATAATCAATATGAGAATTATGAAACCAAAATgtacttttattatataaatTACGTAAAAtccaaaattaatattttttgagatcctAAAATTTGAACAATGGTAGAGATGAAATTCTTAATACTTACGAACTCGTACGATTTCGTTTGCTATCACAATTTCTCGGCTCGGAAATATTTCTATAAAGTTTAACCTTAGCTTCAAGATGACATCGGCAGActgttgttttttattaaacAGTACAAACACATTCAAACATGTATAACAAAAGTGTCGGAGTAGTACACGCTTACGATAGAGTATAAAATTGTAGAGTTTATGAACGAATTGTATTGAGCAATTTACGTTTACGTTTATATTTATACTCGAAACATAAATATTTACGAAACGCAGTAAACTTTGTTGGGGATCCAACCTTAACCTAATTTTTGTGAATTCCGTATATTCCCCAGCTCATGGATCGTGGCGAACAGTGAAACATCCGATGCTAGACAAATAGCAAAACGATTCCTGAGTTGGTGTCTCATGATTGATTACGTTTCTTGTTTCCAACATTTTTCCTCTAAAAATCTCCTCATCAACTGATGCCCAGCTGAATACTCAAACACCTCCACATTTGGATTGGACCACTGTGGTTTAACTTGAAGCTTTCAATTTTGAGCTCAGCGGCCCTTACACCGACACCCACATTACTTttgtgtaagttataggtgttacgaacgaGTGTAAGTTATTTGTCCGAAATTTGTTTTGCATAACTTTCGattggcataaatttgtttgacATAATGTCTTTGGCATAAAATAAAAAGACAtactgggccgtatgaataaaacgtagcattaggctctctgacagctcacttacaaccacaaatgcaaattagattggtttgttttcatcaggaaacgaatgcattaaacacaattcagacgatcaatcaacttcggtcgacgttcagattaatttattattttatttagccgaatattgctcgcgtatccgacgttaaaaagttccgtgaacttgacgtagtgtcctttgatataaattgcttacaattaatgttgttgttccgtaatcgttccattcaggtgatagtcgcttgatgctgcgtgtgaatcgcttttacatattgttttgttttcatcaggaaacgtgttggccacccatttttcagtagggccaccgttcatttttcaccgggcatagaaacctcaatgcttgaatttcggtagtaaatgctacgtgtggatcacgttgcTGTCAAAACATGccacaaactgtagtatttactacaagttttcggtaggtagctctagaggttgctactcgtgtgtttgctgataaagtgaagtacagaaattaaaaagtggcatttttacagatgtaagtacgtttcttgctttgtgcatgcctatgccagcttttccggctccgTGTCGATACGGTACGCAGcaaatgcttaaattcggaagtagcattaactacatgttcgaacttgttttttattcataccaaaccgtgttatactctgtggactttgtttttgagaagatactacaaacaacagactttactacattttattcatacggcccactgtttcatttggtttaattgttgtttggcataatttcaattgtgcatatttttttaaaatattcgatTTGTTCTGGGAGTATTTTTGTTATACGTCTATCAATGTGACGCACACATAAGCGAAGCCGGCTGAGTCGGGCGCCGACCtggcgtcggaagcggcggcctccgCATACAAAAACCTATAATCCATTTAAATGTCCGGTATATTTAAAGCTAAAagcttcatatatatatatatatatatatatatatatatatatatatatatatatatatatatatatatataaagggtgattttttaagagcttgagaacttttttaaacaataaaacgcataaaatttgcaaaatctcatcggttctttattttaaacgttagattggtacatgacatttactttttgaagataatttcatttaaatgttgaccgcggctgcgtcttaggtggtccattcggaaagtccaattttgggcaactttttcgagcatttcggccggaatagcccgaatttcttcggaaatgttgtcttccaaagctggaatagttactggcttatttctgtagactttagacttgacgtagccccacaaaaaatagtctaaaggcgtcaaatcgcatgatcttggtggccagcttaccggtccatttcttgagatgaattgttctccgaagttttccctcaaaatggccatagaatcgcgagctgtgtggcatgtagcgccatcttgttgaaaccacatgtcaaccaagttcagttcttccatttttggcaacaaaaagtttgttagcatcgaacgatagcgatcgccattcactgtaa comes from Malaya genurostris strain Urasoe2022 chromosome 3, Malgen_1.1, whole genome shotgun sequence and encodes:
- the LOC131438463 gene encoding craniofacial development protein 1, whose protein sequence is MDPNDYPSDSDASDEDFRPDHGDNDSGSEIESDDNITDHNENGNAKSPEGAKKRKKLTGKAGRKKSKVETRTQDTSKSEPKEGELDEEEEKRKTDALWADFLAGTGSSTESSSKSPTKNSGKESTSTGNSTKSTKSIEPFKTVTKVFEFAGEAVEVTENIPTTQEGKVLVKPSLATVSSNMKSGPTRPLLGRPSSGGLGAVLNQIGKKNKLSTLEKTKLDWNSFKRTEGIEEELQTHNKGKNGYLEKQDFLDRADLRQFEIEKSIRQTSRSNR